The Pseudomonas sp. S06B 330 genome contains the following window.
GATCACCACAAAGCGGTAGTGATCGCCCAACTGGCGCAGCAACACGCGCAGCAGGTCCGGGTTGAGCCGCTCCTTGCCGCGTTTGTAGGTGCCGGCGGGCAGCACGTCGAACGGCTGGTCGCTCAGGCGCACGATGCAGTCCTGCATCAGCGGCGGGGTTTCCAGGTCGAACATCAGGTCGTTGAAACCACGCAGTTTGTGCAGGCTCAACTGCTGGCTGAGGTTGTTGCTGCTGGGGCTGCTGTCGACCAGTAATACCGGGCCGCCGCTCATCAGCGCCAACTGGCTGGCGAAGGCCAGGGCACTGGTGCTGGTGCCGCTGCCGGTATTGGCAGCGGTCAGCAACAGAATGCGCTGGTCCTCGTCGAGCACGGTGGACGTCAGGTTGGTTTCGCTCGGGGTGGCGATGGTCAGACTTCTTGAAGTAGAACCGTCCATTCAACTTGCTCCGTGGCCGCTGAAGACTTTGAACGGAGTCTTGAGCAGGATCTTCAGATCCAGCAGCAGGCTCTGTTCGTTGATGTAGCTCAGGTCCAGTTCGACACGCTGGTCGAAGTCAATGTTGCTGCGTCCGGATATCTGCCACAGGCCTGTCATGCCGGGGTAGATGCTCAAGCGCGCGAGGTGGTTGTCCTTGTAGCGGTAGGCGTTGAACGAGGTGGGGCGAGGACCGACCAGGCGCATGTCGCCGAGCACCACGTTGAACAGGTTGGGTAACTCGTCCAGGCTGCTGCGCCGCAGCCATTGGCCGATTGGGGTGACACGCGGATCCTTGTCGATTTTGAAGTCGATGGAATCAGCGCCGTGCTTGTTCAGGTGGCGCACCGAGTCTTTCAAGGCTTCGGCGTTGGCGACCATGGTGCGGAACTTGTACATGCCGAAGGTACGGCCGCGGTAGCCGGTGCGCTTTTGCACGAAAAATACAGGCCCTGGGCCGCTGCGTTTGATCAGCATGGCCAGTACCAGCAGCAACGGGGAAATCAGGGTCAGAATGCCCAGGGCGCCGACACAGGCGAGCACCCGGTTGGTTCGCGACAGTGTCCAGGGCCGCCCCCCGGCACGGCCGGTCAGCCAGCCACGACCTTGCATGTGGATGGCTGCATCGAGGCGTTGGCGATGCGCCGGGTCCATGCGTTTGTCTTGATGCAGTGCCTGCAGTTGCGCACTTTTAGGTTGTCCTGTCATACCGCCCTCCGTTGATGCGCGGGCACATGCCCGTTGACCCGCATGGCTTCCTGGTCGAGGTGCGGGTAGTACTCATGAAACCAAGTGATAAAGCGCGCAAGCCCTTCATCCAGTGAGATGCGCGGGGTGAACCCGGTAACCTGGTCCAGGCCGCTGGCATCGGCACAGGTGGCCAGCACGTCGCCCGGTTGCAAGGGCAGCAACTCGACCTCGGCCTTGCGTTGCAGGTGTTTTTCCAGCAGCGCGAGGTAGTCGGTCAGCTCCACCGGGCGCTGGCCGCCGATGTTGAACAGGCGCCACGGTGCGTGGCTGCTGGCGGGGTCCGGTTGTTCGCGGTTCCACTCAGGGTTGGCCTTGGGCGGTAATGGAATCAGGCGCACCAGGCTTTCGACAATGTCGTCGATGTAGGTGAAATCGCGCTGGTGCCGGCCGTAATTGAACAGCTGAATCGGGCGACCTTCGGCAATCGCCCGGGCGAACTGCATCGGTGACATGTCCGGCCGGCCCCAAGGCCCATACACGGTAAAAAAGCGCAGGCCGCTGCAGGGTATGCCGAACAGGTGGCTATAGCTGTGGGCCATGGCTTCGTTGGCTTTTTTGGTGGCAGCGTACAGCGACAGCGGATGGTCTACCGCATCCTGAACCCGGTACGGGGTGTGTTGGTTGGCGCCGTATACCGAGCTTGAGGAGGCATACAGCAAGTGTTGCACTGGATGCTGGCGGCAGCCTTCGAGAATGTTGAGAAAGCCACACAGGTTGCTGTCGATATAGGCGCGCGGGTTTTCCAGCGAGTAGCGCACCCCGGCTTGGGCAGCCAGGTGGATCACCACTTCGGGCTGTTCGCGGGTAAACAGTTCGGCTACACCTGCGGCGTCGTTGAGGTCCAGGCGATATAGGGGGAAGTTGCGGGCTTGGCTTTCGATCCAGCGTACCCGTGCATGTTTGAGTGCCGGATCGTAGTAATCGTTGAAGTTGTCCAGGCCAATCACATCATGGCCATCGCGCAATAGACGCAGGGTGCAGTGCGCTCCGATGAAGCCGGCGGCGCCGGTGACCAGTATTTTCATGGCGCCGGCACCTGCGGCTGAACCTGTCGCAGGCCAATGCCGCTGTAGCTAAGGCCGAAGGTGGCGACCTGGTCAGGGTTGTACAGGTTGCGGCCGTCAATGATCAGGCGGCTGCGCAGCTTCTTTGCCAGCAGGGCAAAGTCGACGACACGAAAGTTCTTCCATTCGGTGCAAATCACCAGGGCGTCGGCGTCTTCCAGGGTGTCGTCACGGGTGGCACACAGGCGCAGGTCGTCGCGATAGCCATAGAGGCGCCGGCACTCGGACATCGCCTCAGGATCAAACGCGCAGACCGTCGCCCCCTCGGCCCACAGCGCCTCCATCAGGTAACGGCTCGGCGCTTCGCGCATGTCGTCGGTGTTGGGTTTGAAGGCCAGGCCCCAGAGGGCGATGGACTTGCCCGCCAGGCTGCCGGGAAAGTGTTGCTTCAACTTGCCGAAGAGGATCTGGCGTTGGGCATCATTGACCTCGCTGACACTTTGCAGCAGGCGCAGTGGCATGCCGCTGTGTTCGGCGGTGTGCAGCAGGGCGCGCAGGTCCTTGGGGAAACACGAACCGCCAAAGCCGCAACCGGGATAGATGAAGTGATAACCGATGCGCGGATCGGAGCCGATACCTTTGCGCACGGCCTCAATATCAGCACCCAGGCGCTCAGTGAGATTGGCCAGCTCGTTCATGAAGCTGATACGTGTGGCGAGCATCGCGTTGGCCGCGTACTTGGTCAGTTCGGCGCTGCGGTTGTCCATGAACATGAGTTTTTCATGGTTGCGGCAGAACGGCGCGTAGAGTTCGGCCAACTGCTCATGGGCGTGATCATCGGCGGTACCGACGATGATGCGGTCCGGGCGCATGCAATCGGCCAGGGCGCTGCCTTCCTTGAGAAACTCGGGGTTGGACACCACCCGCACCTGCAAGCTGCTTTTGTTCAGGCGCTGCAGTTCTTCGCGGGCCAGTTGCGCGACTTTGTCGGCGGTACCGACAGGAACCGTGGACTTGATGATCAAGGTGCGATCTGCATCCATCAGATCGACGATCTGCCGGGTGACGCCCAGCACGTGGGAGAGGTCGGCCGAACCATCTTCATCCGGTGGGGTACCGACGGCGATGAAGATCAATTCGGCATGGGCAACCGCGTCACTGGCCTGGGTACTGAACAGTAAACGGCCTTCCTTGATGTTTTCTTCGAGCATGCTCGACAGCCCAGGCTCGCTGATGGGCGGAACCCCCTGACGCAGTTGACTGATCTTGTGAGCGTCGACATCGACGCATAACACACGGTGACCTACGTCTGCCAGGGCAGCAGCTTGCACAAGACCGACATAGCCGGTGCCAAATACGCTCACGTCCATGTCGGCGTGCCTCGTATGGAGTAAGAAGAATGAAACAGTGGTGTGATCTGGGTATAGCCCACCTATGAAAGGTCGTGTCAATCAAATGGCATGTTTCGTCGGATTTACACTCGCTGCAAATAGGCTTTTTGCCATCAAGCCTTTCTAAATCGCGGGCTTAGCTGAATAAGGCAGTGGCAAATGGCCGTCTATGAAAACGATGAACGGTCAAGGGCCAAGTAAAACGTGGCCTCTGCCGCGGTGACTGTTTCACGAATGCAACGGTTTCGCGTTTTCAATTTGTCAGAATCAGTGCACGTAAGATCGCCGGTAAATTGACGTTTTACCGGTTTGCGCTTTGTCGCAGCGCTGCTAACGTGGAAGTAGCCCGCTAGGGTCGAAGGGTATTTTTGCGAGGGAGTCATGCGCCGTTATTTCAAGGAATTGCTGCTCGTTCTCTACTTGATCAGCCACTATCCCTATTACTTCGAGCGTCTTCAGGCTATTGGCCTGAACCCGGCGTTGTTGCTGTTTACCGGCGTTTTCGTGTTGTTGGTGCTGGCGTTGCTGCTCAGTGCCAATATCCGCCAGGGTTGGTTGCGCTGGGCATGGGCGCTGGGGTTTTCCGCCAGCGCGCTGTTCTTTGATGCCTATACCCGGATCACGGCGGATTACCTGACGTACAGCGCTTTCATTTCCATGGTCTATTCCGGCGGCTTTATCGGCGAGGCGCTGGAGCAGTATCACAGTGTGATTCTCGGCAGCGTGGCGCGCACCCTGTTGTTGCTGTTCGGGCTGGGCTTGCGCCCACGGCGCAACTTGCCGGGGCCGGCGACGCTGCCTTGGGCCGCGCCATTGTTGGGGATCGTTCTGTTGACAGCGATTTTATTCGTGCGCGCCGGTGAGGGTGCGCGTGGCCTGCCGATCATGTACACGGCGCTGGCCTACCTGAACCTGTTTGCCTATGAGTCGCTGCACGACAGTGTCGGCCCGCGTGAGCCGGTGAGTCTGGCGCGCCAAGGGCCCGCACTGGCCCGCGACATCGTGCTGATCATCGACGAGAGCGTCTCGGGCAATTACCTGGACCTGAACACCGCTCATGGCGTGCGCAGTCAGCTCAACCAGGTACAACCCGGCGCGAGTATCTTCAACTATGGCTACGCCGCCTCTATTGCCAACTGCAGTGCCGACACCAACGTCACTCTGCGCTATGGCGGCACGCGCACCGACTACCTGCGTATCAACTCAACCCTGCCGTCGATCTGGCAATACGCCAAGCAAGCCGGCCTGGGTACGGTGTACATCGATGCTCAGCGCACCGGCGGCAACTTGCAGAACCTGATGAATACTGCGGAAAAACGCGACATTGACCAGTTCATTCAGTTCGACACCACCCCGGTGCGTGATCGTGACATGGCGGCGGTGGCAAAACTGATCGAGTTGCTCGGCGACGGTCAGGCGCAGTTGATCGTGATGAACAAGGTTGGCGTGCATTTCCCGGTACACGACAAGTACCCCGATGCATTCATGACCTATCGCCCAGCCTTGCCGCGCGGGCAGTATGCCGACATCGCCGATACGGGACGGCGCGATGGTTTTTCTGGTCAGCCGGAGGATTGGCTGTTGTATCGCAATGCCTACAAGAACAGTCTGCTGTGGAATGTCGGCGAGTTTTTTAACCGCTTGTTCGCCCAGGCCGATTTGAGCCAGGCGGTGCTGATCTATACCTCAGACCATGGTCAAGACCTGCATGAGCGCGGCAACCCTGGCCTCAATACCCATTGCGACAGTGACCCGGTGGAGGAGGAGGGTCTGGTGCCGCTGGTGGTCATTCAGGGGGAAGGACTCAAGACCCTCGATTGGCAGGCTGAATTGGCCGCCAACAAAGACCGCTCCAGCCACTACAACATCTTCCCGACTCTGCTGCAGTTGCTGGGCTATGACCCGGCCGCCTTCACCCCGATCTATGGGCGCTCGCTGGCGGTGCCGACCGAAGATGACTTCAGTTTCAACACACGGTTCAACGCGCGGCTGGGGGCCAAGCCGGTGTTCAAGCGTATTGACCTCAGCCAGGTAGTGACGCCCGACGGCGCAACAGTCGTCGAGCACATGCCGGTGGGTCAGGCCGACTGATGCCGGCCGTTTACAACGCGGGTGCGTGCAGGCTACGGAAACTCTCGGCTTCTTCTACCAGCCAGTCATGCACCGCGCGAACGCTCGGATGGGCCAGGCCGCCGGGTGGGTAGAGCAGCACATAGCGTTTGTGGTTGGCGATGGGTAAACCGAACGGCACGATCAGCGTGCCGCGCTCCAGTTCATCATTGAGCAGGGTGCGGCGGGCGATGGCCACGCCGATCCCGGCAATCGCCGCTTCAATGGTCAGGTGGTTGCGGTTGAAGGTGTGCCCACGGCGCACGTCCAGGCCGCTGGCCCCGATGCCCTCCAGATAGAACTCCCACTCGGCGTATTCCGAACTGCCGCGCCAGGCGGTGATGTCGTGCAACAACGGATAGTGCGCAAGATCGACGGGGCCATGCAGGGGCGGACGTCCGCGCAGCAGTGTCGGCGAACATACCGGGAAGATCTGCTCATCGAGCAGCGGCGTTGAATGCATGCCCGGGTAGCTGCCGTCGTTAAGGTCAATGGCCAGGTCGAAGTCGCCCTCATGCAAGGCCTGGCTGCTGTCCTCGGCGACCAGGCGTAGCTGGATGTCCGGGTAGCGTTGTTGCAGGCGCGGCAGGCGTGGCGTTAACCATTTGGCGAGGAATGAGGGGATCGAACGCAGGCGCAGGGTGCCGCGGATCTCGCCGGCATCCAGGCGCAGCAGTTCGGCGTCGATGCTGCCATAGGCTTCGCTGACCGTTTGCGCCAGGCGCTGGCCTTCAGCGCTCAGCTCTACACCGCGCGCGCGGCGCAGGAACAGGCGAAAGCCCAGGCGTTCTTCCAGCTGGCGAATCTGCTGGCTCACGGCGCCGGGTGTGATGTGTAGTTCTTCCGCGCAACGGGTGAACGACAGGTGCCGTGCCGCGCAGGAAAACACATGCAACCAGACATACATCTGGCCATTCAACTGCCGTCTCATCGTTTAGTTCTACTAAAGGCTTGCTTAGAAAGTTTCGTTGGTCAATGCCACGCTGACCGGGCAGTATCGCGCAACTTCGTGACACCCTTCAATTTTTTCACAACGCCGCCGGGCGATTTTCGTCGCTTGAGTGTGCAGGCATTAGTATGGCTATCAGTGTTTTTGACCTTTTCAAGATTGGTATCGGGCCTTCCAGTTCGCATACCGTAGGCCCGATGCGGGCGGCTGCGACCTTTGCCCAGGCCTTGCGTGAGCAGGGTCTGCTGGAGGAGGTCAGTCGAGTGGAGGTTCGTCTGTATGGTTCACTGTCGGCGACCGGTGTCGGTCACGCCACGGATCGTGCCTGCCTGTTGGGGCTGATGGGCGAGTGGCCCGACCAGATCGACCCACAGCGTATCGAACCACTGATCAGCCAGTTGCAGGACAGCCAGGTGCTGTTGCTCGATGGCCGCCACGCCGTGCCCTTTGATTGCCGTCGCGACTTGCTGCTGCTCGATGAAAGCCTGCCGTATCACCCCAACGCCATGACCCTGGAGGCCAGCAGCGCCACCGGCTCGTTGTTGCAGCAGACCTATTACTCGGTGGGCGGTGGTTTCATTGTTGAAGCGGCGCAGCTTGGTAGCGCGGGCAACAGTGCCGAGCAGGTGCAACTGCCATATGACTTTGACAGCGCCGCGCAACTTCTGGCGCTGTGCAAACAACACCAGTTGCGCGTCAGTGAACTGATGATGGCCAACGAACTGGCCTGGCGCTGCGAAGCCGAAGTCCGCAGCGGCCTACTTAAGCTCTGGGCTGCAATGCGCGAATGCGTCGACAACGGCTTGCGCAATGAGGGCATCCTGCCTGGCGGCCTCAAGGTCAAGCGCCGCGCCGCCAAGCTGCACCGCAGCCTGCAGGAACTGGGCAAACCCAACGTCATTGGCTCGACCTTGAGCGCCATGGAATGGGTCAACCTGTTCGCCCTGGCGGTCAACGAAGAAAACGCCGCAGGCGGGCGCATGGTCACCGCACCGACCAACGGTGCGGCAGGGATCATCCCGGCAGTGCTGCATTACTACATGAAGTTCAACCCCGATGCCTGTGATAACGACGTCGTCGACTTCCTGCTCAGTGCCGCCGCGGTAGGCATCCTGTGCAAGAAGAACGCTTCGATCTCCGGTGCCGAAGTAGGGTGCCAGGGCGAGGTCGGTTCGGCCTGTTCGATGGCTGCAGCTGGCCTTGCCGAGGTGCTTGGGGCGACGCCGATGCAACTGGAAAACGCCGCCGAGATTGCCCTTGAGCATAACCTGGGGCTGACCTGCGACCCGGTCGGCGGCCTGGTCCAGGTGCCGTGCATCGAGCGTAACGCCATTGCCGCCGTCAAGGCCATCAACGCGGTGCAGATGGCGCTGCGCGGTGATGGTGAGCACTTCATTTCCCTCGACCGGGTGATCCGCACTATGCGCGATACCGGTGCTGACATGCACGCCAACTACAAGGAGACATCGCGCGGCGGCCTGGCGGTCGCGTTCGTCGAGTGTTGATTGGCTAAACGTGCGCAAAGACTGCTTCGCGCAGGGCAATTGTGGGCGTCGGCCTTGCCGGCGATGGGGGCCGCAGCCCCCCCCCTACACGCAGTTCGTTCATAAGCAACAAAAACAACTACAAGGCAATATCGATGACTGATGTAAACACCACCACCAACCTGGGTGTCGGCACAGCCGCGCCTG
Protein-coding sequences here:
- a CDS encoding CpsD/CapB family tyrosine-protein kinase; this translates as MDGSTSRSLTIATPSETNLTSTVLDEDQRILLLTAANTGSGTSTSALAFASQLALMSGGPVLLVDSSPSSNNLSQQLSLHKLRGFNDLMFDLETPPLMQDCIVRLSDQPFDVLPAGTYKRGKERLNPDLLRVLLRQLGDHYRFVVIDGEAVYASADSLVIGTLADGVILVVCAEETRWEVAQAAAQRLSQAGARLIGSVFNRRKYYMPKWLYNNL
- a CDS encoding sugar transferase translates to MTGQPKSAQLQALHQDKRMDPAHRQRLDAAIHMQGRGWLTGRAGGRPWTLSRTNRVLACVGALGILTLISPLLLVLAMLIKRSGPGPVFFVQKRTGYRGRTFGMYKFRTMVANAEALKDSVRHLNKHGADSIDFKIDKDPRVTPIGQWLRRSSLDELPNLFNVVLGDMRLVGPRPTSFNAYRYKDNHLARLSIYPGMTGLWQISGRSNIDFDQRVELDLSYINEQSLLLDLKILLKTPFKVFSGHGAS
- a CDS encoding NAD-dependent epimerase; translation: MKILVTGAAGFIGAHCTLRLLRDGHDVIGLDNFNDYYDPALKHARVRWIESQARNFPLYRLDLNDAAGVAELFTREQPEVVIHLAAQAGVRYSLENPRAYIDSNLCGFLNILEGCRQHPVQHLLYASSSSVYGANQHTPYRVQDAVDHPLSLYAATKKANEAMAHSYSHLFGIPCSGLRFFTVYGPWGRPDMSPMQFARAIAEGRPIQLFNYGRHQRDFTYIDDIVESLVRLIPLPPKANPEWNREQPDPASSHAPWRLFNIGGQRPVELTDYLALLEKHLQRKAEVELLPLQPGDVLATCADASGLDQVTGFTPRISLDEGLARFITWFHEYYPHLDQEAMRVNGHVPAHQRRAV
- a CDS encoding UDP-glucose dehydrogenase family protein, whose amino-acid sequence is MDVSVFGTGYVGLVQAAALADVGHRVLCVDVDAHKISQLRQGVPPISEPGLSSMLEENIKEGRLLFSTQASDAVAHAELIFIAVGTPPDEDGSADLSHVLGVTRQIVDLMDADRTLIIKSTVPVGTADKVAQLAREELQRLNKSSLQVRVVSNPEFLKEGSALADCMRPDRIIVGTADDHAHEQLAELYAPFCRNHEKLMFMDNRSAELTKYAANAMLATRISFMNELANLTERLGADIEAVRKGIGSDPRIGYHFIYPGCGFGGSCFPKDLRALLHTAEHSGMPLRLLQSVSEVNDAQRQILFGKLKQHFPGSLAGKSIALWGLAFKPNTDDMREAPSRYLMEALWAEGATVCAFDPEAMSECRRLYGYRDDLRLCATRDDTLEDADALVICTEWKNFRVVDFALLAKKLRSRLIIDGRNLYNPDQVATFGLSYSGIGLRQVQPQVPAP
- a CDS encoding sulfatase-like hydrolase/transferase, with translation MRRYFKELLLVLYLISHYPYYFERLQAIGLNPALLLFTGVFVLLVLALLLSANIRQGWLRWAWALGFSASALFFDAYTRITADYLTYSAFISMVYSGGFIGEALEQYHSVILGSVARTLLLLFGLGLRPRRNLPGPATLPWAAPLLGIVLLTAILFVRAGEGARGLPIMYTALAYLNLFAYESLHDSVGPREPVSLARQGPALARDIVLIIDESVSGNYLDLNTAHGVRSQLNQVQPGASIFNYGYAASIANCSADTNVTLRYGGTRTDYLRINSTLPSIWQYAKQAGLGTVYIDAQRTGGNLQNLMNTAEKRDIDQFIQFDTTPVRDRDMAAVAKLIELLGDGQAQLIVMNKVGVHFPVHDKYPDAFMTYRPALPRGQYADIADTGRRDGFSGQPEDWLLYRNAYKNSLLWNVGEFFNRLFAQADLSQAVLIYTSDHGQDLHERGNPGLNTHCDSDPVEEEGLVPLVVIQGEGLKTLDWQAELAANKDRSSHYNIFPTLLQLLGYDPAAFTPIYGRSLAVPTEDDFSFNTRFNARLGAKPVFKRIDLSQVVTPDGATVVEHMPVGQAD
- a CDS encoding LysR substrate-binding domain-containing protein; its protein translation is MRRQLNGQMYVWLHVFSCAARHLSFTRCAEELHITPGAVSQQIRQLEERLGFRLFLRRARGVELSAEGQRLAQTVSEAYGSIDAELLRLDAGEIRGTLRLRSIPSFLAKWLTPRLPRLQQRYPDIQLRLVAEDSSQALHEGDFDLAIDLNDGSYPGMHSTPLLDEQIFPVCSPTLLRGRPPLHGPVDLAHYPLLHDITAWRGSSEYAEWEFYLEGIGASGLDVRRGHTFNRNHLTIEAAIAGIGVAIARRTLLNDELERGTLIVPFGLPIANHKRYVLLYPPGGLAHPSVRAVHDWLVEEAESFRSLHAPAL
- a CDS encoding L-serine ammonia-lyase; the protein is MAISVFDLFKIGIGPSSSHTVGPMRAAATFAQALREQGLLEEVSRVEVRLYGSLSATGVGHATDRACLLGLMGEWPDQIDPQRIEPLISQLQDSQVLLLDGRHAVPFDCRRDLLLLDESLPYHPNAMTLEASSATGSLLQQTYYSVGGGFIVEAAQLGSAGNSAEQVQLPYDFDSAAQLLALCKQHQLRVSELMMANELAWRCEAEVRSGLLKLWAAMRECVDNGLRNEGILPGGLKVKRRAAKLHRSLQELGKPNVIGSTLSAMEWVNLFALAVNEENAAGGRMVTAPTNGAAGIIPAVLHYYMKFNPDACDNDVVDFLLSAAAVGILCKKNASISGAEVGCQGEVGSACSMAAAGLAEVLGATPMQLENAAEIALEHNLGLTCDPVGGLVQVPCIERNAIAAVKAINAVQMALRGDGEHFISLDRVIRTMRDTGADMHANYKETSRGGLAVAFVEC